From the Saccharomycodes ludwigii strain NBRC 1722 chromosome I, whole genome shotgun sequence genome, one window contains:
- the MMS4 gene encoding Mms4p (similar to Saccharomyces cerevisiae YBR098W | MMS4 | Methyl MethaneSulfonate sensitivity), which translates to MSSVEIVDLDNEISSNEDVEIVTESTLEIVELGDKTKNDYISQHNNVTNFDHRSASINQNQGSSILNGKITNQYCNATSQLNDRTNLSHQKEVDHTTLVLPLDEYNDITHDLSYSTNLQNTDNKKACITVGHKTYLNNRLSKGLFGDSKAKNRFNNDNAKQSEITSISVSSANITIGNEKNDNDITIPSISNVNRLKNNVNLSMTLSEEISCNFVDDTHLTKGSNSSHTEMSNLSVPSSPLLENSSFNNILQSPKISAKNSCANSSTHIQNAFNNKRKLLDLSFEDINTLSRNEKQYLSVKKKSKNSSAIDMISSECSELCELQEKNVHNKKGCIPSWRKDYSMEQRNLNFGHSDSNSDESITSPNEMEVMNFSMHKKLAGIKKPTSLRPFTDSAKRKVGICDSLSTGSSSDDEHYKLMNELRHRKEREKETKDLPHIRHTNGMNKIKKKPDNDVLHGSLSFMRNNAPKGTSHDFIKSCDKKSTPSGFRSSSTRNSDDEYDKAFGLFDGISVGKKNMTPPTSAASKKGTDKESLKIDLLEMSLHTKNNASNISDGLGKGCFLDHKVKRTLAGGISDGGSKLLASAEPLANYNFIAHARAYSDEECKNILAGLNQNPVLRKKLTDVNRVKRDNEEIFSEIVMEFNPKVLLTFKENDVDLSSVVPCKVREHYDTNRPSIKFKRAVTSIYDLTHDIFFPCAEKVVEEQFIILFYDAVDFFERYANEKVSILHEFRYLQKRYMRVVIILNKFKAFKRLLSNNINKKYIESVRNALSSVEKEGSSLTNMNKDRKRGNPGKEDLNLEPDDLGAILNELMVNCGVHVFPTVNHLDFIEWIKHIVLIIGRSRYDPLVKNIDYAHINVKSGQDPKNVLEKSLEQLNLITTAKAKRVTNLYPSFQSLLDGVLKGDLKNGPDGKSLMTGNAADALKVLLSSNNPDEIIYAH; encoded by the coding sequence ATGTCATCCGTTGAAATAGTTGACTTAGATAATGAAATCAGCTCCAATGAAGACGTAGAAATAGTGACTGAGAGCACTTTAGAAATAGTTGAATTAGGCGATAAGACTAAAAATGATTATATTTCTCAACATAACAATGTCACTAATTTTGATCATCGCTCAGCTTCTATTAACCAAAACCAAGGATCATCCATCTTAAATGGTAAAATTACCAATCAATATTGTAATGCAACTTCCCAGTTAAATGATAGAACCAATTTATCTCATCAAAAAGAGGTTGATCATACCACTCTAGTTTTGCCACTTGATGaatataatgatattacACACGATCTTTCTTATTCAACCAACCTTCAAAACACAGATAACAAAAAAGCATGTATCACTGTTGGGCACAAGACTTATTTGAACAATCGCTTGAGTAAAGGTTTATTTGGAGATTCTAAAGCAAAAAATAGATTCAATAATGACAATGCTAAACAATCAGAAATAACAAGTATATCTGTAAGTAGTGCCAACATAACTATAGGTaacgaaaaaaatgataatgatatcACTATCCCAAGCATTAGTAACGTTAACAGATTGAAAAACAATGTCAATTTATCAATGACCTTATCCGAAGAAATTTCCTGTAACTTTGTAGATGATACCCATCTTACAAAAGGATCTAATAGTTCCCATACAGAAATGAGTAATTTGTCTGTTCCATCAAGTCCTTTGCTTGAAAATTCAAgtttcaataatattttgcaATCGCCCAAAATTTCAGCAAAAAATAGTTGCGCAAACTCCAGTACTCACATCCAGAACGCTTTCAATAACAAGCGGAAATTGTTAGATCTTAGTTTTGAGGACATCAATACTCTTTCCCGTaatgaaaaacaatatttatcagttaaaaagaaatcgAAAAACTCATCTGCGATAGACATGATATCATCTGAGTGTAGCGAACTTTGTGAACtgcaagaaaaaaatgttcataataaaaaaggttGTATTCCTTCGTGGAGAAAAGACTATAGTATGGAACAAcgtaatttaaattttggtCATAGTGATTCCAACTCTGACGAAAGTATTACTAGTCCAAATGAAATGGAAGTaatgaatttttcaatGCATAAGAAACTTGCGGGGATAAAAAAACCAACATCTTTGAGACCTTTTACTGACTCTgccaaaagaaaagttgGAATCTGTGATTCTTTAAGTACAGGAAGTAGCTCTGATGATGAGCATTATAAACTAATGAACGAATTGAGACATAGAAAGGAACGTGAAAAGGAGACAAAAGACTTACCGCATATTAGACATACAAATGGAATGaacaaaattaagaaaaagcCAGACAATGATGTGCTACACGGTAGCTTATCGTTTATGAGGAACAATGCACCAAAAGGGACAAGCCATGATTTTATCAAGAGTTGTGACAAAAAATCAACACCATCTGGATTTAGAAGTTCATCAACTAGAAACAGTGACGATGAATATGATAAAGCCTTTGGTTTGTTTGACGGTATTTCAGTcggaaagaaaaatatgacACCACCAACCTCTGCAGCTTCGAAAAAAGGGACTGATAAAGAGTCCTTGAAAATTGATCTTTTAGAGATGAGTTTACataccaaaaataatgcTTCTAATATTTCTGATGGTTTGGGAAAAGGCTGCTTTTTGGATCACAAGGTTAAAAGAACTTTGGCTGGAGGGATCAGTGATGGTGGTAGCAAGTTATTAGCTTCAGCTGAGCCACTTgcaaattataattttattgcACATGCTAGGGCATATTCGGATGAAGAGTGTAAGAACATATTAGCTGGCCTTAATCAAAATCCCGTTTTGAGGAAAAAGTTAACGGATGTTAACAGAGTGAAAAGGGACAATGAAGAGATATTTTCAGAAATTGTAATGGAATTTAATCCGAAAGTTCTTCTAACTTTCAAGGAAAATGATGTTGATTTAAGTAGTGTTGTTCCGTGTAAAGTTAGAGAACATTACGATACTAACAGACCATccattaaatttaaaagagcAGTTACCTCAATATACGATTTAACGCATgacatttttttcccctGTGCAGAAAAAGTTGTTGAAGAACAgtttataatattgttttatGATGctgttgatttttttgaacGGTATGCCAATGAAAAAGTTTCAATTTTACATGAATTCAGATATCTTCAAAAAAGGTACATGAgggttgttattattttaaataaattcaaaGCCTTCAAAAGACTTttaagtaataatattaacaaaaaatatattgaaagCGTTAGAAATGCCTTGAGTTCTGTGGAAAAGGAGGGGTCCTCTCTGACTAATATGAATAAGGATAGAAAGAGGGGAAACCCAGGAAAAGAAGATTTAAATTTGGAACCTGATGATTTAGGTGCAATTCTAAATGAATTGATGGTTAATTGTGGCGTACATGTTTTCCCTACGGTCAATCATTTAGATTTCATAGAATGGATAAAACACATCGTACTGATCATTGGTCGATCAAGGTATGATCCACTAGTGAAAAACATAGATTACGCGCATATTAATGTAAAATCTGGACAGGACCCTAAAAACGTTCTTGAGAAATCGTTGGAgcaattaaatttaataacaacagcTAAAGCAAAGAGGGTTACAAATCTATATCCATCATTCCAATCCTTGTTAGATGGTGTCTTAAAAGGggatttgaaaaatggaCCCGACGGCAAATCTCTAATGACTGGAAATGCAGCTGACGCATTAAAAGTATTGCTCTCATCCAATAACCCTGACGAAATTATTTATGCCCATTAA
- the FES1 gene encoding Hsp70 nucleotide exchange factor FES1 (similar to Saccharomyces cerevisiae YBR101C | FES1 | Factor Exchange for Ssa1p), whose amino-acid sequence MSGKMEKLLQWSIANTQKNEDGKTHDQPDPKALAELFGLGGPSEPELMKHAMAVISNPDATVDNKLIAFENFEMLIENLDNANLMKNLKLWEPLIKVLDDKDDELRACALSTIGSAVQNNQTTQNDFMSYETGLIKIMDLAKDNKEQPSSVRIKAFFAITCLVRHNVEILNKFISLKGINLTADALNETPENPKLKLRALSLVSAMLATATVNEEFVSELRCQNILAACIRSLTPNETNIYVLDRILNILAHLISNGIKFTEEETDDLQKKIISIEPLKDRLNEDDYQILKQVLKI is encoded by the coding sequence atgagcgggaaaatggaaaaattaCTTCAGTGGTCAATTGCTAATACTCAAAAGAATGAAGATGGAAAAACTCACGACCAACCAGACCCAAAAGCTTTAGCTGAGCTATTCGGACTTGGTGGACCAAGTGAACCAGAATTAATGAAGCATGCCATGGCTGTTATCTCCAATCCAGATGCCACGGTGGATAACAAATTAATCGCATTTGAGAATTTTGAAATGCTAATTGAAAACCTGGATAACGCTAACTTGATGAAAAACCTAAAACTATGGGAGCCTTTGATCAAAGTTTTAGATGATAAAGATGATGAGTTGCGTGCATGTGCGTTATCAACGATAGGAAGTGCTGTCCAAAATAATCAAACAACACAAAATGATTTTATGAGCTATGAAACTGgcctaataaaaattatggATCTTGCCaaagataataaagaaCAGCCAAGTTCAGTTCGTATTAAAGCTTTTTTTGCTATTACATGCTTGGTAAGACACAACGTAGAAAttctaaataaatttatttcacTAAAGGGTATTAACTTAACAGCAGATGCCTTAAATGAAACTCCAGAGAATCCAAAGTTGAAGCTAAGAGCACTTTCCTTAGTTAGCGCTATGTTGGCTACCGCCACTGTAAATGAAGAATTTGTCAGTGAACTAAGATGCCAGAACATATTAGCTGCATGTATTAGGTCGCTGACACCTAATGAAACAAACATTTATGTGTTGGACAGaattttgaatatattgGCACATTTAATTAGTAACGGCATTAAATTTACCGAAGAGGAAACGGAcgatttacaaaaaaaaattatttccaTCGAACCATTGAAAGATCGTTTAAACGAAGATGAttatcaaattttaaagcaagtattgaaaatataa
- the EXO84 gene encoding exocyst subunit EXO84 (similar to Saccharomyces cerevisiae YBR102C | EXO84 | EXOcyst): MKSLKKATHRSNWKKSQKQHESNNYTNSNTTVNANTNNNGLKHTTKKKNNNNELISKPYDQMKVPEINTEQRKKVGSLMQRRLSIHLSKEAAVPNIDLNTAPALPSNIYTNVTGDIDSKNKLGDYSISATSPIVNRQKTSYNPNILRKLLGDKNFQAKNFVSDSLGDATAREIDNFTTSLNQLSNEVSDEIKDNIDKSYKEILVVNKELNTATVELKKLRTNIDELNDVLKDFKKIATKKLATASKLQSTMLPQPTTPKQNMLELEQQQFSSTDMKNRKDRTSVYMLEKIWENELNVLWKHVEGAQKYAPAITGRHILTESSDWFEINVATLKPLYNVHLIVLNDLLLVASRKFVNNGNTDAITTTTSSDIIHNASDEPNLYVIQYGLLRDVKCLPNEKDNRLSVSFGNNKGIFVYQCRKGKEYTRVLSCIRSAKDEIQEFAQHEEENAKKIRDSLLYLQNVTGNTPVVSSSVSPRKSSHGRTPSYGTNPVLNLSPAKKDDFALMQNVSISINSITKSRDTNSGTYQIKQADDMIGNIGIYLSRKNFKDVVRTIDQAMGILTTINKNYKLDDKDEILRNATKVKLDETKQLVIDKLMSNLNNELMDLTVITDGVKYLLFLDVPAYQVLDLFLTNRSNYIKDLGIRVSSTFLNTDLYILEITIIRFQIIKKAVVIFNELFRNSDFNMLSSTLAAWVSDEIDLHFELLEKVLYTEPVITSKFVKSSRRQIDELKTVGMDFVYKLDKFMADNNSKLEAHSINAPQLGVK, from the coding sequence ATGAAATCGTTAAAAAAGGCTACACATCGTAgtaattggaaaaaaagtCAAAAGCAACATGAATCAAACAATTATACCAACAGCAACACAACTGTTAATGCCAAcaccaacaataatggACTTAAACATAccacaaagaaaaaaaataacaacaatgaaTTAATATCCAAACCATATGATCAAATGAAAGTTCCTGAAATTAACACAGAACAGAGAAAGAAAGTCGGCAGTTTAATGCAAAGAAGGTTGTCTATCCACTTATCAAAAGAAGCAGCCGTTCCAAATATTGATTTAAACACAGCACCAGCATTGCCTAGCAATATCTATACCAATGTAACAGGAGATATAGACAGTAAGAATAAATTGGGAGATTATTCTATCAGTGCTACGAGTCCCATTGTGAATAGACAAAAAACATCATATAATCCGAATATTCTTAGAAAATTGCTTGgtgataaaaattttcaagCCAAAAATTTTGTCAGTGACAGTTTGGGGGATGCCACTGCTAGAgaaattgataattttaCCACAAGTTTAAATCAATTATCTAATGAAGTTAGTGATGAAATCAAAGACAATATCGACAAAAGTTATAAAGAAATTCTAGTGGTTAACAAAGAATTAAACACTGCAACAgttgaattgaaaaaattaaggacaaatattgatgaattgaatgatgttttaaaagatttcaaGAAAATCGccacaaaaaaattggcaACTGCAAGTAAGCTGCAAAGTACTATGTTACCGCAGCCCACTACgccaaaacaaaatatgtTAGAATTAGAACAACAGCAATTTTCAAGCACTGATATGAAAAATCGCAAAGATAGGACAAGCGTTTATATGCTAGAAAAGATATGGGAAAATGAGTTGAATGTATTGTGGAAGCATGTTGAAGGTGCTCAAAAATACGCACCTGCAATTACCGGGCGTCATATTTTAACTGAAAGCAGTGATTGGTTTGAAATTAATGTAGCTACTTTAAAGCCATTATATAACGTTCATCTTATTGTGTTGAATGATCTTCTATTGGTTGCTTCGAGAAAATTTGTAAATAACGGTAACACCGATGCCATAACAACTACAACATCAAGTGACATTATACACAATGCATCAGATGAACCAAATTTGTATGTTATTCAATATGGCTTGTTAAGAGATGTAAAGTGTCTTCCAAACGAGAAAGATAATAGATTGTCGGTTTcttttggtaataataaggGCATTTTTGTATATCAGTGTAGAAAGGGAAAGGAGTACACACGTGTTCTAAGTTGTATCAGATCAGCAAAGGATGAAATTCAAGAATTCGCGCAGCATGAAGAGGaaaatgcaaaaaaaatacgcGATTCACTTctttatttacaaaatgTAACTGGCAACACTCCGGTTGTTTCAAGTTCTGTCAGTCCTAGAAAATCATCTCATGGCAGAACTCCTAGTTATGGAACCAATCCAGTTTTAAATCTGAGTCCCGCGAAAAAGGATGATTTTGCATTAATGCAAAATGTTAGTATCTCAATTAACTCTATTACTAAATCACGTGATACAAATTCTGGTACctatcaaataaaacagGCAGATGACATGATTGGAAATATtggtatatatttatcaagAAAGAATTTTAAAGATGTTGTGAGAACCATTGATCAAGCCATGGGTATTCTGACTACAATCAACAAGAATTACAAATTAGACGATAAAGACGAAATATTAAGAAACGCCACCAAAGTAAAGTTGGATGAAACAAAGCAATTGGTAATTGACAAATTGATGTCCAATCTAAACAATGAATTAATGGATTTGACTGTTATTACAGATGGcgttaaatatttattgtttctAGATGTTCCAGCATACCAAGTTTTGGATCTGTTTTTAACTAATAGGTCAAACTACATCAAAGATTTAGGTATAAGGGTTAGTAgtacttttttaaatacagATCTTTATATTCTAGAAATTACCATTATTCGTTTTCAGATAATCAAAAAAGCGgttgttatatttaatgAGTTATTTAGAAACAGTGATTTCAATATGTTATCATCCACTTTGGCGGCATGGGTTAGCGATGAAATCGATTTGcattttgaattattagaaaagGTTTTATATACAGAACCTGTTATCACATCTAAATTTGTCAAATCGTCTAGGAGGCAAATTGATGAATTGAAAACCGTTGGAATggattttgtttataaattaGACAAATTTATGGctgacaataatagtaaacTAGAAGCACACAGTATCAATGCCCCTCAGTTAGGTGTCAAATAG
- the SEC8 gene encoding exocyst subunit SEC8 (similar to Saccharomyces cerevisiae YPR055W | SEC8 | SECretory), producing the protein MEHLSVNQSMGRRRGLSVSTVTENEKKKMGDVLDELKDDLQLVKTSWKEDLNKDSNPLELALLLLDNTSVGLGHRFNEFKSLKSKIEYDLQKTVNEHYQAFNSNISSYRDLVQLISSSQEQINTLRNRTDTAIVNITKKHESLESLNEDHIRKSKVIEILNALETIVAYPAQIDKAINSKNFSQAQDLLSKSFNIANANNLWKLKACQIIKQQLEMQQKNLFELIVEEVECLIYVKNSRISDIDEIFNFPKFKSNDFSDLENYFYQISNIDVIDKSEKINESLVMFLKELGSPENALNVVKDVDQLTTYEKIYQYMIVINDMNELHTALEIFYNRTTEELHNVIVKTTENIRLAHPVVMKILATLSDSSSISTSRNLIYVVLKEFFWEIFSKFLFAVQAHRAVYEIMRSLQPPGSDVGYDLGGIWNKILTELENFLDIYVNDSENEESRRITDKSNGKVLDNIENDKKDSNSNKIFSLTNTIEGSSKARGHATEMKKLLQDMFPGFSSSTNFDTESIYLKEEAYEQEETLVKPSAFNMKFILESLLLFIQGSNKAIPSSLFQNTQSPLVFFDNYMKHKFFRILKRTLYSMSSLKLTVVNPYLLEQLDDASVVFKIAKDFKVFFQELLTTFNTSENYKPQLADVFISLLTRFFNFLKKFFVQIISKNRNSRSILSIWVADEELKAITLKLQDNPASDNKEGFHDPETDVIFKHCPKFFDEENTLLESDLLSLPTVENILHLVETLDWLTSWLDGLKKEVTYEPISPNVDVDILKRYWTFYENMDLDELETREVTKFCLAEDRSKNFDKTLGTYKDLLNTCLLYLRYDIRAKCMYYISKAINNTEWCTETTALEVSNYITSLDSELYLEENMLINTVSQRERNFIFKGLTSFCSNVLISSSQSMSSMNSFGYKKLMKNIETLQKSLRGLADVSKDKGLEYCFKYYNLFEHNENRIIDNYNKGYYDEFYDYNLIKNIIRLKFSENIKKQAFASQNKNGHKQIVSSLSANKRYSEIVKKLNKH; encoded by the coding sequence ATGGAGCATTTGTCTGTTAACCAGTCGATGGGTAGAAGACGTGGTTTGTCTGTTTCAACTGTCACTgaaaatgagaaaaaaaaaatgggtgATGTGTTGGATGAACTTAAAGATGATTTACAACTAGTAAAAACCAGCTGGAAAGAAGACTTGAATAAAGACTCAAATCCATTAGAATTGGCTTTACTTCTTTTGGACAACACTTCCGTGGGTCTAGGCCACAGATTTAAcgaatttaaaagtttgaaATCAAAGATTGAATACGATTTGCAAAAGACTGTCAACGAACATTATCAAGCGTTTAATTCTAATATTTCATCATATAGAGATTTAGTTCAATTGATATCTAGCTCTCAAGAACAAATCAATACTCTTAGAAATAGAACCGATACAGCAATTGTTAATATAACCAAAAAACACGAATCATTAGAATCCTTGAATGAAGATCACATAAGAAAGTCTAAAGTAATTGAGATATTAAATGCATTGGAAACAATTGTTGCATATCCAGCACAAATAGATAAGGCCATTAATTCCAAGAACTTTTCACAAGCACAAGATCTCTTAAGTAAAAGCTTTAACATTGCAAATGCAAACAATTTATGGAAGTTAAAGGCATGccaaattattaaacaacAATTGGAAATGcagcaaaaaaatttgtttgaaTTAATTGTTGAAGAGGTTGAATGTCTAATTTATGTGAAAAATTCAAGAATTTCTGACATTGATGAAATTTTCAACTTTCCAAAATTTAAGAGCAATGACTTTTCtgatttggaaaattatttttaccagATTTCAAATATTGATGTCATTGACAAATCTGAGAAAATTAACGAGTCCTTAGTAATGTTTCTGAAGGAATTGGGGTCACCTGAAAATGCGTTGAATGTTGTTAAGGATGTAGATCAATTGACCACgtatgaaaaaatataccaaTACATGATTGTTATCAATGACATGAATGAACTTCATACTGCCTTGgaaattttttacaataGAACGACGGAAGAGTTGCACAATGTAATTGTAAAAACAACCGAAAACATTCGACTGGCACATCCTGTGGTGATGAAAATACTTGCCACATTAAGTGATTCTTCTTCCATTTCCACCTCAagaaatttaatatatgttgtgttaaaagaatttttcTGGGAAATATTCTccaagtttttatttgcaGTTCAGGCACATAGGGCTGTTTATGAAATTATGAGATCCTTACAACCTCCAGGTTCCGATGTTGGATATGATTTGGGTGGTATATGGAACAAAATTTTGACGGAgttggaaaattttttagatATCTATGTTAATGACtcagaaaatgaagaatCCAGAAGAATAACAGACAAAAGTAATGGCAAAGTTTTAGATAAcattgaaaatgataaaaaggatagtaacagcaataaaatttttagtttAACCAACACTATTGAAGGTTCTTCAAAAGCCAGGGGCCATGCCACTGAGATGAAGAAATTGCTTCAGGATATGTTCCCAGGGTTTTCGAGTTCTACGAACTTTGATACTGAATCTATATATCTAAAGGAAGAAGCATATGAACAAGAGGAAACTTTAGTGAAACCAAGCGCTTTTAATatgaaatttattttggagtctctattgttatttattcaagGTTCTAATAAAGCAATCCCATCATCTTTGTTTCAAAATACCCAGTCACCGCTAGTTTTCTTTGATAATTATATGAAGCATAAATTTTTCAGAATATTGAAGAGAACATTGTATTCTATGTCGAGTTTGAAACTAACAGTTGTTAATCCATATTTGTTAGAACAACTTGACGATGCTAGTGttgtatttaaaattgcAAAAGATTTCAAAGTGTTTTTCCAAGAATTGCTTACAACATTCAATACATCAGAAAACTATAAGCCCCAACTAGCAGATGTTTTTATCTCGTTATTGACAAggttctttaattttttgaaaaaattttttgttcaaattATTTCCAAGAATAGGAACTCGCGTAGTATTTTATCTATATGGGTTGCCGATGAAGAATTAAAGGCAATTACATTGAAACTACAAGATAATCCAGCATCTGATAATAAAGAAGGATTCCATGATCCTGAAACGGATGTAATATTTAAGCATTGCcccaaattttttgatgaGGAAAATACGTTATTAGAAAGCGACTTGTTATCTTTACCTACCGTTGAAAACATATTACATCTGGTGGAGACTTTGGATTGGCTAACAAGCTGGTTAGACggattaaaaaaggaagttACTTATGAGCCAATTTCTCCCAATGTTGATGTTGATATCTTGAAAAGATATTGGACATTTTATGAAAACATGGACTTGGATGAATTAGAGACCAGGGAAGTAACTAAATTTTGTTTGGCTGAAGATAGATCCAAAAATTTTGACAAAACACTTGGAACATACAAAGATTTGTTGAATACCTGCTTGTTATATTTAAGATATGATATACGTGCTAAGTGTATGTATTATATTTCAAAGGCTATTAACAATACTGAGTGGTGCACAGAAACAACCGCTTTGGAAGTTAGTAACTATATTACCTCTTTAGATTCCGAGTTGTATTTAGAGGAAAATATGTTGATCAATACAGTGTCccaaagagaaagaaattttatttttaaaggatTAACCTCGTTCTGTTCTAATGTACTGATTTCTTCATCTCAGTCGATGTCATCTATGAACAGTTTTGGCTATAAGAAgttgatgaaaaatatagaaactTTACAAAAGAGTTTAAGAGGACTAGCAGATGTTTCTAAAGACAAAGGACTGGAATATTGtttcaaatattataatcttTTTGAGCACAATGAAAATAGGATCAttgataattataataaggGCTATTATGATGAATTTTATGATTATAatttgattaaaaatattattaggtTGAAATTCAGTGAAAACATTAAGAAACAGGCCTTTGCCagccaaaataaaaatgggcATAAACAAATTGTGTCTTCATTGTCTGCAAATAAACGATATTCTGAAATCGTTAAGAAATTGAACAAACATTGA